The Acinetobacter chinensis genomic sequence GTGAATGAGCAGCAAAAACAGCTGTCCGGGCTGTTCTGGAGATTCCTGGTCATGGATGATCCTGATGTCCGGTTTTTTATGATCCGTGATGCAGACTCACTGATTTCCTGTAGAGAAAAAGCAGCGGTTCAGGCATGGTTGGACAGCAGCAGATGGTTTCATAGCATGCGGGACTTTTATTCACATACCGAGTTGGTTCTTGCGGGGATGTGGGGCGGCTGTCATGGTGTTTTTCACGGAATTGAAACCATGATTCAGCAGTATATGCAGACGGGTAATTATCTGACCAGCAGGGTGGTGGATCAGCATTTTCTGCGCTATATGATCTGGCCTGCACTGAAACAGAGCCTGATCAGTCACGACAGTCAGGGCTTTGACCCTGATGCAGTTCCTTTTCCTGAAGCTGTTCAGCAGACTGATTATGAGCAGGCAGAGACGTTTCATGTGGGCAGTAATATGGGGGCACCCGTCATGATTGTTAAAGTTGAAGATGCAGCAGCAGAGACCGTTCGCTGGGTGCTGCTGGATCAGGAAAATCAGGAAGTCTGCAGTTATGAAGCTGCAGTACAGGACTCTCGTGAAATTATGGTGAACCTGCCTCGGATTTATACGGACAATATTCAGAAGAAAATATGGAGAATAGAACTCTATTCTGTATAAATCTGGATTGATTAGTTGTACTTGCCCAATTAAACTACAGGCAGTCAAAAGATATAAAAACGCGTTACCTGGAGAATATGCATGTCAGCTCAGTTTGATCATGTTTCTGTTGTGAAAAAATCAAACGTCTACTTTGGTGGCTTGTGTATCAGCCATACGGTTCAGTTTGAAGACGGTACTAAAAAAACCCTGGGGGTTATTCTTCCAACCGAGCAGGCATTGACGTTTGAAACGCATGTTCCTGAACGTATGGAAATTATTTCTGGTGAATGCCGGGTTAAAATTGCTGACAGCGAAGAAAGCGAACTGTTCCGTGCCGGACAGTCGTTCTATGTTCCTGGTAACAGCCGTTTTAAAATTGAGACGGATGAAGTGCTGGATTATGTCTGCCATCTGGAAGGCTGATCTTTCATTTTATTGAACAGGGAATTTTTAACCTGAATCGGTTAAACTGTTCATTCACAGAAATCCTGTAAAGTCAGCTTTGCAGGATTTTTCTTTTGAATTCTGAATAAAAGTTGAATTAGAGGTTGTTCATGGCTAAACCTGAATATTATTATGGCGTTCATTCAGTGGAGTCATTACTTGAGCTTGAGCCTGAGCGGGTTCTGACTTTATTTGCTCTGAAAGGGCGGGATGATCAGCGCTTACAGAAAATTCTGGAGCTTGCTGAACCGTTTGGTATCAGTGTTCAGAAAGCCAGTCGTGACAGCCTGGAAAAACTGGCAGGTCAGCCATTTCATCAGGGTGTTGTTGCTGCGGTGCGTCCACATCCAGTGCTGAATGAAAAAGATCTTGATCAGCTGCTTGAAAATAATCCGCAGGCGCTTTTACTTGCGCTGGATCATGTGACTGACCCGCATAACCTGGGAGCATGTATCCGAACAGCAGCAGCAATGGGTGTGGAAGCCGTGATCGTACCTCGTGACCGTTCTGCCAGCCTGACGCCGACAGCGCGTAAAGTTGCAGCTGGTGGTGCTGAAAAGGTTAAATTTATTCAGGTGACCAATTTGGCGAGAACCCTGGGAAATATTAAAGACGAATTCAATGTGCGTGTTGTTGGCACCATGCTGGATGAAAATGCGTTGCCTGTTCAGCAGTTCGACTTTACAGGGACAGCGGTGTGTGTAGTGATGGGTGCTGAAGATACAGGTTTGCGTCCGATTACTCAGTCTCAGTGTGATCAGACCGTTTATATTCCAATGGCAGGGAATTTACAGAGTCTGAATGTCAGTGTGGCAACGGGTATGGCGCTGTATGAAGCCTGCCGTCAGCGTAATCACTGAGTCAGTTTATTATTTAAATTAAAGTAGCAGGAACATGTCTCCCAGAACACAAGGTTATGCCCTCGTTGTAGTTACGATGTGCATCTGGGGAGGGTTTACGATTACCTCCCGTCTGAATGCTCAGTGGCACATCAGCGCATGGGATATTACCGCACTCCGATTTGCACTGGCATTCTGTATTCTGATGCCGGTTTTGATATGGAAAAAAGATACCGCCTTTCTTTGGAAAAAAGAGCCATTTATTCTGGCAATGGTCGGAGGAGTGGGGTATTGCCTGACTTCCTACAGTGCTTTTCATTTTGTCCCTGCTGCACATGCCGCGATTTTCCTGAACGGCTGTATCCCTCTGTGTACAGCACTGGCGGGTTTTTTTCTGTTCAGGGAGCCTTTTGATAAGCATACCTGGGTGAGCCTGGTCATTATGCTGTCCGCCATTTCAGCCATGTGTTTTCTGATGTATGAGGAAACAGGTGTGGCCTTTGGTTTTGGTGATCTGCTGTTTTTTATCAGTGCGATCTGGTGGGGTGTATTTACTGTGTTACTCAGGCAGTGGAAGCTTTCCGCATGGCATTCCATGGCGGGTGTAGCGATCTGGTCAGCGCTTGTTTATATTCCAGTTTATCTTTTATTTTTACCTAAAAATCTGATGCAGCCAGAACCCATGCATTTGCTTGTTCAGGGGATTTTTCATGGCATTTTTGTGGTGATTATCGCCACACTGACTTATGTGGAAGCTATTAAACGGTTGGGGGCGTTTAAAACAGGGAGTATCGTGACCCTGGCGCCTTTTATTGCCGCAGTACTGGCTGTTCCATTATTGAATGAGCCTTTGAGTATAGCGATTATCTGTGGCTTGCTGGGTATGGGGGTTGGTGCATTGCAGCCGTGGCGATGGTTTGGACGTAAAGACAGTCTTCAGGTGAGACTGGATCAGCAGAAAAAAAACTGATTCAGACTTCACTTCTTGCAAGATACTGAAGATGCAGTTTTTTAAGCTGGTTGTGCAGATGATCGATATGACCATCGTTGAGAATAATATCCTGAGCCAGAGCCTGCTTCTGTAAGCGTGGCATCTGCGCAGCAATGATTTTTTTGATCTGTTCAGCATTCTGTCTGTCACGTGACGAAGCGCGTTCAATCTGAAGCTCTTCTGTTGCATCAATCAGTAGATTGTGATGGGTGAGTTCGTGCTGACTGGTTTCAAACAGCAGGGGCGACACCAGGACAGCATATGGACTGGTTGCAGACGCCAGCTGTTGAATGATTGCAGTACGGATGGCAGGATGAGTAATGGCTTCAAGCTGTTTGCGGGCTGAAGGTTCTTTGAAAATATATTCTCTTAAGGCTCTGCGGTTCAGCTCACCATCTTCCTGTATGACCCAGTTGCCAAATATCTGCTGAATCTGTTCCAAAGCTGGTTGTCCTTTTTCAACAACTTCTCTTGCGACAATATCAGCATCCACGACCTGAATGCCCTGTGATTCAAACCATTGACTGGCAGCTGATTTTCCACTGCCTATACCGCCTGTTAAACCCAGAATAAAAGTCATTCAGTTGTCCGTTATTACTGCCCAAGATAAATTTTCATGATCTGTTCACCCCATAAAAAGGCAATCCAGCCAGCAATGGCAATATAAGGACCAAAAGCAAAGGGCTGATTTTCTTTGCGGATTTTCAGTAAAATAATACCAATTACCGCGCCGACCATGGATGAAAGTAACACAATCAAAGGCAGGAGCAAAGGACCCATCCATGCACCCAATGCAGCCAGCAGTTTAAAGTCACCATACCCCATGCCTTCTTTGCCGGTCACGACTTTAAACAGATAATAGACGACCCAGAGGCAAAGGAAGCCAATCACATATCCCCATATGGATGAAGCAGGGGATGTGAATACTGAATAGCTGTTTACTGCAAGGCCAATCGCTGCAAGTGGCAGGGTATAACGGTCAGGCAGTAACTGTGTGTCAAAATCTATGAAAGTTAATGCAATTAATACCCAGGTCAGTAGCAGCCCTGCAAGCATCTGAATGGATGGACCAAATACTGCAACGACAGTCAGTGAACAGGCAGTAGTCAGCAGTTCAATAAAAGGATAGCGGATACTGATTGGATTGGAGCAGTTACCACACTTGCCACGTAATGCCAGCCAGCTGACAACAGGAATATTCTGATACCAGCGGATTTCTGACTGACACTTTGGGCAGGTCGATGCGGGTTTACTCAGCGTTATTGGAGTTTCATGTTCTGGTGGGTGATCTGGATGCAGGTACAGCTGACATTCCTGTCGCCATTCCTGTTCCATCATTTTCGGGGTGCGATAAATAACGACATTCAGAAAACTGCCGATACATAAACTGAAAATCCCAACTGCCAGATAAAGTGCAGTTGGGGTTGTACTTAAATAAGAGATAATTTCCTGCATTAAACCACGGAGCCCATCTGGAAGATTGGTAGATACATTGCGATAACCAGACCACCGACCAGTACCCCCAGTACAGCCATGATCAAAGGTTCCATCATAGAGGTCAATCCATCCACGGCATTGTCCACTTCATTTTCATAGTGTGTAGCCACTTTATCCAGCATGGCATCCAGTGCACCGGATTCTTCGCCAATTGCAACCATCTGTACTGCCATGGATGGGAATTTATCCGTAACCCGCATGGCAAACTGGAGCTGTTGTCCTGTTGCGACATCATCCCTGATTTTCATGACGGCCTGTTCATAAACCACGTTATTGGTTGCACCTGCTGTAGATTCAAGTGCTTCAATTAACGGTACACCAGCCGCGAAAGTGGTCGCAAGAGTACGACTGTAACGGGCAATAATGGCTTTATATACCAGATCACCAAAAATAGGTGCTTTCAGTGCTGCTTTATCCAGGAAATCACGGAATTTTTTACTGCGCTTTTTGGCTTCCATGAACGCTGCGATGGCGGCACCAATGGCAATAATCAGAATGAACCAGTATTTCTGCATCCATTCAGACATGTTCACCACCATTTTGGTAAATGCCGGTAGGTCTGCACCAAATGAAGTGAACAGTTCCTGGAAAACAGGCACGACTTTAACCATCAGAATAATTGTCACAATAATAGCGACCACAACTACACTGGCTGGATACTTCATGGCCTTTTTAATTTTCTGTTTAAGCAGTTCACTTTTTTCTTTATAGATTGCTACACGATCCAGCATGGTTTCAAGGGCACCGGACTGTTCTCCTGACTCGACCAGTGAACAGAACAGGTTGTCAAAATACTGTGGATATTTTTTCAGGGCACCTGCAAAAGTATTACCGCCTTCGACTTCACCTTTAATGCCAAGAACAACTTCACGCATGGCAGGGTTTTCAAGACCTTCTGCAACAATTTCAAAACTTTGTACCAAAGGTACACCGGCTTTCATCATGGTTGCAAGCTGACGGGTGAAGATCGTGATATCAAGCGTGGATACTTTCTTCTTCATCAGCCCTTCGAGAATATTCTTTTTCTTTTCCCGAATGGTTTTGATGGTGATCCCTTGTTTGCGCAGCGTCACTTTGGCTAAAGCCATGTTTCGTGCCGGCATTTCCCCTTTAATCTTAGCCCCTTTACGATCAACCCCTTCGTAGATGAAGTTTGGCATCATCTGTGCTTTTTTGACAGCCATGCAATTATCCTTATTTTAAATTTTCAATCTATTCACTCGTCACACGATTTACTTCCTGAAGCGAAGTAACCCCCTGCATGACTTTCACTAATCCAGAGCGGCGAAGATTATTAAACCCCGATTTTTCAGATGCTTCTGCAATTTTAATCGCATTACCATCTTCCATAATAATCTTTGAAATTTCTGGTGTAACTTTCATAACTTCATAAATACCGACACGACCCTTATAACCTTCACGGCATTCTGAACAGCCGACTGGCTGAAAAACCTGGAACTCTGGATTGTTGAGGTCTTCTTCTGTGAAACCCAGTTCCAGTAAGCTGTTACGTGGAACATCAACAGGCTCTTTACAGTGTGAACATAACCGGCGGGCCAGACGCTGAGCAATCACCAGGTTGACAGAGGTTGCAATGTTGAAGGATGGAACCCCCATATTCCGCAAACGGGTCAATGTTTCAGGTGCGCTGTTGGTGTGCAGCGTGGAAAGAACCATGTGTCCTGTCTGTGCGGCTTTGACTGCAATTTCAGCTGTTTCAAGATCCCGGATCTCACCGACCATAACAATGTCAGGATCCTGACGTAGGAATGATTTAAGTGCGACGGCGAAGGTCAGACCAACTTTAGGGTTGACGTTCACCTGGTTAACCCCTTCAAGGTTAATTTCGACAGGGTCTTCGGCTGTGGAGATATTGGTGTCTTCCTGGTTCAGAATATTCAGACCGGTATAAAGAGAAACCGTTTTACCTGAACCGGTTGGACCTGTGATCAGTAACATTCCCTGAGGTTTTTCCAAAGCTTCCATGAACAGGGCTTTCTGTTCAGGTTCATAACCTAAAGCATCAATGCCCAGCATGGCACTGGATGGGTCCAGGATACGCAGAACTAGTTTCTCACCAAACAGTGTCGGTAATGAGTTGACACGGAAGTCGATGGCTTTGGTTTTGGACAGTTTCAGTTTGATACGGCCATCCTGAGGAATCCGTTTTTCAGAAATATCCATCTGTGACATGACTTTCAGTCGGGAGGCAAGACGGTTTGACAACTGTAAGGGGGGGGTCGCAATCTGGCGCAGTACACCATCTACCCGGTAGCGGACACGATAGGTTTTTTCATAGGGTTCAAAATGTAAATCCGAAGCCCCCATACGTATGGCGTCAATCAGTAATTTATTGATATATTTGACGATTGGGGCTTCATCTGCCTGTGGTTCATCATCGGTATCTGTAGTCTGAGGGGAGGTGCCCTCATCAAGATCCAGGTCAATATCATCATCTGAAAAATCAAAAGTACTTTCTTCAGCGAAATTCTGTTCAATAATTTTTTCGAGTTTATCGTGTTCAACAATAATCGCTTCGATATTCATTTTACTGTTGAAGCGGATCGCATCCATGGCATCCATGTTGGTTGGATTGCTGGTTGCAACGTACAGGATGTGACCGCGTTTAAAAACAGGCAGAATACGGTGGCGTGTGATCAGCTTATCGTCTATGCCTTCACGGATAATCTGAGCTGTATCATAGGCAGCAAGATCAAAAATGGGTTCTGCGAACTCTTCTGAAATTTTTTCAGCAACAGTTTTGGGAGAAAGGCTGAGCTGTTCAATCAGATAGGGAACAATATCCTGTTTGGCTTTTTTTGCTCCTGCAACAGCCTGCTGCATTTTTTCGGCAGAAACTGTTCCTTCATCGACGAGGCGACGAATAAATCCTGTGAATTTAGGTGAACCCTGTAATACTGACATTCCCCGGTATCCCTACTTAAATAAAAAATACTGTTTATAATTGGTATGGCAAAATTATACTTTTGTTGCACAAAAATACCATATCTAAAAGTGATGCTACCACCTTAATCTGTCTGAAAAGCATGAACCAGTCGTAATTCAAGGCATATGTTTTTATTCATTGTTTCATTTCAAAGGTATCTTAATTCAGACAGTCTTGCAAAAGCTTCAATAAAAATGTCTTCATAATTATGATTTGCGTGTAGAATGTGCGCGTTTTGATGAATTTTCTTTACGGGTTACTTTATGTCGGGATCGACTGTTACGCCTTGGGTTATTGGGAACTGGAAAATGAATCCAGTGCAGGCTGATGCCCAGCAACTGATTCAGGAATTTAAAGAATTACTGCAGAATAATGATATTTCGGAACAGGCTTGCCGTATAGGTGTTGCGCCTGTTTCCATTGCTTTAATGAATGTAAAAGCTGCTTTTGAAGATGCTGCATCTCCTGTTCATACTGTAGCACAGGATGTGTCCAGGATTGCAGGTACGGGTGCTTATACCGGTGAAGTGAGTGCTGAACTGCTTAAAGACAGTCAGATTCAGCTGGTACTGGTTGGGCATTCTGAACGACGTGAATTTTTTGCAGACAGTCCTCAGATTCTGTGCGAAAAAGTGAAAAATGCACTGAATGCAGGTCTGACTGTCGTATATTGTATTGGTGAAAGCCTTGAACAGCGTGACGCTGGGCAGGCGGAACAGGTGGTATTGCAGCAGATCTGCGATATTGCACCAGTGGTTGAAGCTGAACAGTGGAAGCAGATCATTGTTGCGTATGAGCCTATATGGGCAATCGGGACTGGGAAAACTGCTTCACCGGAAGATGCTCAGTCTATGCATGCAGCGATCCGTGAGGGGCTGAAGCAACTGACGCCTTATGGTCAGCAGATGGCAATTTTATATGGTGGCAGTGTCAAACCGGAAAATGCGGTTGAGCTGGCTGCCTGTCCAGATATTAATGGTGCTCTGGTTGGTGGAGCATCCCTGAATGCGGGGTCTTTTTATAAAATAGCCCAGGCATTTGCAGAAACAGAATAATCAGGAGTTCAGCATGCATACCTTTGTGCTGGTGGTACATATTATTTTAGCCGTATTGATGGTTGCACTGATTCTGGTGCAGCATGGTAAAGGTGCTGATGCAGGTGCATCTTTCGGTGGCGGCGGTGCCGCAACTGTTTTTGGTGCATCAGGTTCAGGCAGCTTTATGACACGCCTGACCGCAATTCTGACTGCACTGTTTTTTGTGACCAGTCTGACACTGGCGGTTTATGCAAAAAAACAGACCACTGATGCTTACAGTCTGAAATCAGTTCCAACAACAACTGCACCTGCACAGGGTGGGTTGCCTGGAACTTCGCCAACTGGAACGAAAACTGGCGAATAAGTTTATTTAAGCCTTTCTTTTTTGCAGTGATGCGACTAGAATGCGTCACAGCTGCGGTGGTGGTGGAATTGGTAGACACGCTACCTTGAGGTGGTAGTGCTTTCGGGCGTGGGGGTTCAAGTCCCCCCTTCCGCACCAACTTATGAATCCAGAATATAAGTTGGTGTTAGCGGCGAATCTGTTGATGCGGGATGGAGCAGTCTGGTAGCTCGTCGGGCTCATAACCCGAAGGTCGTTGGTTCAAATCCAGCTCCCGCTACCAATCAACTCTTTTTAAGATGCAGACTTAAAGAGACAGTTTGAAAAAACTGAGATATTTATTTGCATGTTGTTGCGGGATGGAGCAGTCTGGTAGCTCGTCGGGCTCATAACCCGAAGGTCGTTGGTTCAAATCCAGCTCCCGCTACCATTTTACTGATCAGCAGGCAAAGCTGAACAGTCAGATCTTAAATGTAATTCTGATTGAAAAATGTTTAATATCTGGGTATGATTTTGCACGTTGATGCGGGATGGAGCAGTCTGGTAGCTCGTCGGGCTCATAACCCGAAGGTCGTTGGTTCAAATCCAGCTCCCGCTACCAAGTTTCTAAAGAGGCTCACAACAAAGTGGGCCTTTTTGCACAGTGGACATTGGTTTTCTGTGCGATAATAGGGGCGATTTCGCCCTTTTTTATTGGCTATCGTGTAGTGCCGACATCAAATTGGTCAAATCGTCATGATTCACTACTACTATAGTTAAGATCGGTATGTAGTGGTCATCCTGACCATTGAATTGCACAACTTTGACGAGAGTAAATGAAGCTATCAAATAAAACTCAGACACTTCAGGATTTAATTGCACCCGCAGTGCAGGCTTGTGGTGTGGATCTCTGGGGGATTGAATTTATCCCTCAGGGTAAACGTTCCCTGTTACGTATATATATCGACAAAGCCGTTGATGACAATGCAGAACCTGTTCTGAATGAAGATGGTGAGCTTGAACAGGGTCGCGGTGTCGGTGTACAGGACTGTGTCCGTGTGACTCAGCAGGCTGGAGCTCTTCTTGACGTTCATGATCCTATTTCAGGTGAGTTTTCACTTGAAGTATCTTCACCGGGCTGGGATCGTCCATTTTTTCAGCTGGAACAGATGACAGGATACATTGGTCAGCAGGTGGCTTTACGCCTGATCAGTGCTGTAGAAAACCGTCGTAAATTTCAGGCAAAACTCGTCGCTGTTGACGTGGAAAATGAGCTGATTCAGGTAGAAGTTGACAACCGGCAAGTACTTGAAATCGACAGTAATAATATTGATAAAGCAAATTTGATTTACCAGGATTAATCCCGGAAATAAGAATCTGAACGATATAGGTGACTTATGGCGCGCGAAATTCTTACCGTGGTAGAAACGGTCAGTAACGAAAAAGGTGTAAGTCGCGAAGCAATTTTTGAAGCGCTTGAACAGGCTCTCGTTGCCGCGACTAAAAAGAAATTCTACGAAGGCACACACTCTGAAGAAGCTCGTTTACGTGTTGAAATTGACCGTAAAACAGGTGAATACAGTACTTTCCGTCAATGGGAAGTGGTTGCTGACGAAGATCACGAAATGCCGGCTTGTCAGGATGCAATTTCTGATCTTGATCCAGCGCAGTGGTCTATTGGTGATATCCGTGAACTGGAAGTTGAATCCATTGACTTCGGTCGTATCGCTGCACAGATTGCCAAACAGGTGATTGTACAGAAGATTCGTGAAGCTGAACGCGCTCTGATCGCTGATGCTTATGAGTCTAAAGTCGGTGAGCTGATTTACGGTGAAGTGAAAAAGCAGACCAAAGACGGTTTCATTATTGATCTGGGTGATAATGCAGAAGCTTATCTTGCCCGTGAAGAAATGATTGCCCGTGAAATTCTGCGTCCAAAACAGCGTATGAATGCAATCCTGTACAGCGTTAACCGTGAAGGACGTGGTGCACAACTGTTGTTGTCCCGTTCAAAACCGGAAATGCTGATTGCATTGATGAAAAAAGAAATTCCTGAAATTTCTGAAGAAATCATTGAAATTAAAGCCGCTGCACGTCAGCCGGGTGTGCGTGCCAAAATTGCAGTAAAAACCAATGACCACCGTATTGATCCGGTTGGTGCATGTATCGGTATGCGAGGCACACGTATTCAGGCTGTTCAGTCAGAACTGAACGGTGAGCGTATTGATGTGGTGGTATGGTCTGATGATCCTGCTCAGTACATCGCAAGTGCACTGGAACCCGCTGATGTATCAGGTATTGTCATCGATGAAGATGCACGTACAGCAGACATCATTTTTACAACCAGTGATCAGCTGGCTCGTGCGATCGGTTCACAGGGGCAGAATGTACGTCTTGCATCTGAACTGACCGGTTTCAAACTGAATATGATGCTTGAAGAAGACTATCGTGCCCGTCAGCAGGATGAAGCACAGCAGTATCTGGACATGTTTGTAACCCGTCTTGATATTGAAGAAGATCTTGCAATGGCACTGGTGGAAATGGGCTTCACTTCACTTGAAGAAATTGCTTATGTTCCGCCTGAAACATTCGATGAAATTGAACTGGATGCTGAAACAGTTGAAATGCTGCAAAGCCGTGCCAAAGAGATTGCTCTTGCAGATGCGCTTCAGCAGCAGGAAAATGTTCAGGAACCTGCAGCAGACCTTCTGGCTATGGAAGGAATGACACAGGAAACAGCATACGCGCTTGCTTCCCGTGGCGTCATTACCGTTGATGATCTTGCAGATCAGGCAACAGATGATATTGCAGATATCGAAGGTCTGGGTGCTGAAAAAGCAGGTCAGCTCATTATGAAAGCGCGTGAATCATGGTTTAACTAGGAGGTAATATATGACGGACAAGTCGATAAAAGAGTTGGCGCTCAGCGTGGGTCGTCCCGTTGAAAAGCTCCTGGAACAGGTTCGTGAGGCAGGCTTACCTCAAAGTAAGGCTGACGATATTATTTCCACTGAACAACAGAATACCCTCGTTAACCATTTGAAGAAGGTTCATGGTCAGGACGGCGGTCAGGCAGGACAAATCACGTTGAAACGTAAAACAACCAGTACTGCTAAAGTGGCAAGTACATCAGGTAAGGCAAAAACCATTAACGTTGAAGTGCGTAAAAAGCATACGTTTGTGAAGCCTGATCCTGAGCAGATTAAAGCAGAAGCTTTAGCTAAGGCTGAAGCTCAGCAGAAAAATCAGGAAGCACCTGCTCCAAAAGAAGCTGAGAAAACTGAAAGTTCTGCGAAAGCAAATCTTGAAAAAATGCGTGCAGCTGCAAAACAGCAGACAGCAGCAAAAGAAACACCTAAAGCAGCTGTTGTTGTTAAACGTAAATCAACAAACAAACCGATTACGAAAGCAACTGTTAAAGTGATTGAAACACCTGAACAGAAGAGAGCTCGTGAAGCTGATGCTGCGAAATTAAAAGCAGCTGAAGAAGCAGCACGTCGCAAGTCTGCTGAGGAAGCGCAACAGCGTACACTTGAGCAGATGCGTCAGATGGCTTCCAAGTATTCTTCTGAAGATGCAACTGCGACGATCCGTGTTGTTGATGATTCTCCACTGGCAGCAGGTCTGGTTGGTCAGGCATATGAAGATTCATTTGCGAAAGAAGACCGTGACATCAAACGTGGTACCAATACTCCAGGTGCCCGTGCTCCGAAAAAAGGTGGCCGTCGTGGTCAGGAAGAGCAAAGTTTCAGCAAGCAGCCTAAACGTGGTCTGAAAACAAGTCAGACGGGTAAACACGGTTTTGAAAAACCTGTTAAGAAACAGGTTTATGATGTTGAAATTGGTGAAACCATTGTTGTTGCTGACTTAGCTGCGAAAATGGCGATTAAAGTTCGTGAAGTGATCAAATCACTCATGAAAATGGGTGAGCTGGTTACTCAGAACCAGGCGATTGACCAGGAAATTGCTGCACTGATCGTTGAAGAAATGGGTCACAACCCAGTTCTTGTTTCTGATACTCAGGCTGAAGATAACTTACT encodes the following:
- the tpiA gene encoding triose-phosphate isomerase gives rise to the protein MSGSTVTPWVIGNWKMNPVQADAQQLIQEFKELLQNNDISEQACRIGVAPVSIALMNVKAAFEDAASPVHTVAQDVSRIAGTGAYTGEVSAELLKDSQIQLVLVGHSERREFFADSPQILCEKVKNALNAGLTVVYCIGESLEQRDAGQAEQVVLQQICDIAPVVEAEQWKQIIVAYEPIWAIGTGKTASPEDAQSMHAAIREGLKQLTPYGQQMAILYGGSVKPENAVELAACPDINGALVGGASLNAGSFYKIAQAFAETE
- the secG gene encoding preprotein translocase subunit SecG — translated: MHTFVLVVHIILAVLMVALILVQHGKGADAGASFGGGGAATVFGASGSGSFMTRLTAILTALFFVTSLTLAVYAKKQTTDAYSLKSVPTTTAPAQGGLPGTSPTGTKTGE
- the rimP gene encoding ribosome maturation factor RimP — its product is MKLSNKTQTLQDLIAPAVQACGVDLWGIEFIPQGKRSLLRIYIDKAVDDNAEPVLNEDGELEQGRGVGVQDCVRVTQQAGALLDVHDPISGEFSLEVSSPGWDRPFFQLEQMTGYIGQQVALRLISAVENRRKFQAKLVAVDVENELIQVEVDNRQVLEIDSNNIDKANLIYQD
- the nusA gene encoding transcription termination factor NusA, which encodes MAREILTVVETVSNEKGVSREAIFEALEQALVAATKKKFYEGTHSEEARLRVEIDRKTGEYSTFRQWEVVADEDHEMPACQDAISDLDPAQWSIGDIRELEVESIDFGRIAAQIAKQVIVQKIREAERALIADAYESKVGELIYGEVKKQTKDGFIIDLGDNAEAYLAREEMIAREILRPKQRMNAILYSVNREGRGAQLLLSRSKPEMLIALMKKEIPEISEEIIEIKAAARQPGVRAKIAVKTNDHRIDPVGACIGMRGTRIQAVQSELNGERIDVVVWSDDPAQYIASALEPADVSGIVIDEDARTADIIFTTSDQLARAIGSQGQNVRLASELTGFKLNMMLEEDYRARQQDEAQQYLDMFVTRLDIEEDLAMALVEMGFTSLEEIAYVPPETFDEIELDAETVEMLQSRAKEIALADALQQQENVQEPAADLLAMEGMTQETAYALASRGVITVDDLADQATDDIADIEGLGAEKAGQLIMKARESWFN